From Pseudanabaena sp. PCC 6802, one genomic window encodes:
- the menD gene encoding 2-succinyl-5-enolpyruvyl-6-hydroxy-3-cyclohexene-1-carboxylic-acid synthase, producing the protein MGVVNRNNLWATIVAEELYRSGVRTICASPGSRSAPLITAFAAHPHLEVLVHIDERSGSFFALGHAKQNAVPVALLCTSGTAAANYYPAAIEAFYSGIPLVILTADRPPALRSCGAGQTIDQIELYGNYTRFFFEVGVPGVSEFQLRHLRSLVSHAVAVAIGATKLPAGPVHLNFAFADPLAPIPLPNDVPADLAISSPLAWYGRDARTDSGAYNRVISGKTVLGTEEIAAIAARITNNPKGVIVVGVYDAPSGFNDAVKRLAEVTGYPLLVEATGCDRRGAIGRYDSFLRSRKFASQYAPELIIRFGAMPTSKAYLLWLEQHIQCHQIIVGNGDNTDPTHGLVQFVHADTTIFCEQVSDYLNLHALPGWQDKQWRSVFEQAEAIAADAIDLFLASVDVLFEGKVYAELAKWLPDDVCIYIGSSMPIRDLDTFLQPQQRLSVLANRGANGIDGTVSSALGAAWRHAQPAILICGDLAFYHDLNGLMATKQFQINLTIILIDNNGGGIFELLPISNFEPPFEQYFATPHGLDFAPIVTAYGCGYTLVEDWQHFKQLVLRSLTQTGTQVIEIKSDRKRDKQLRQELWQSAIAQIDKHLI; encoded by the coding sequence ATGGGTGTAGTTAACCGAAATAACCTGTGGGCGACAATTGTCGCGGAAGAGTTGTATCGCTCTGGAGTACGTACGATCTGCGCCTCACCTGGTTCGCGCTCTGCCCCGTTAATTACTGCCTTTGCGGCGCACCCTCACCTTGAAGTGCTCGTGCATATTGACGAGCGTTCCGGCAGTTTTTTCGCCCTCGGTCACGCCAAACAAAATGCGGTGCCTGTAGCGTTACTATGTACCTCCGGCACTGCGGCGGCAAATTATTACCCCGCTGCGATCGAAGCATTTTATAGTGGAATTCCCTTAGTGATTCTCACCGCCGATCGCCCACCTGCCTTGAGAAGTTGTGGTGCGGGTCAAACCATCGACCAGATCGAGCTTTATGGCAACTACACCCGCTTCTTTTTTGAGGTTGGCGTACCGGGGGTGTCGGAGTTTCAACTGCGACATTTGCGATCGCTCGTCAGCCATGCCGTCGCGGTAGCAATTGGTGCGACCAAATTACCTGCGGGGCCAGTCCATCTAAATTTTGCCTTTGCCGATCCGCTCGCCCCCATACCCTTACCAAATGACGTGCCCGCAGATCTAGCAATATCCAGTCCTTTAGCCTGGTATGGCAGGGATGCACGTACAGATTCAGGCGCGTACAATCGCGTAATTTCTGGTAAGACCGTGCTGGGGACAGAGGAGATCGCCGCCATTGCCGCTCGAATCACGAATAATCCCAAGGGTGTAATTGTAGTGGGAGTTTACGATGCTCCGTCAGGTTTTAACGATGCCGTAAAAAGATTGGCTGAAGTGACTGGCTATCCCCTACTGGTAGAGGCGACTGGATGCGATCGCCGTGGAGCGATCGGCAGGTATGACAGTTTTCTGCGATCGCGAAAATTTGCCAGTCAATACGCTCCTGAATTGATAATTCGCTTCGGTGCGATGCCAACTTCTAAAGCCTATTTGCTGTGGTTGGAACAGCATATTCAATGCCATCAAATCATAGTGGGTAATGGCGACAATACCGATCCTACACATGGCTTAGTGCAGTTCGTTCATGCCGATACTACGATTTTTTGCGAACAGGTTTCCGACTACCTGAACTTGCATGCATTGCCAGGTTGGCAAGATAAGCAGTGGCGATCTGTCTTTGAGCAGGCGGAAGCGATCGCTGCCGATGCGATCGATCTTTTTTTGGCATCTGTGGATGTTTTATTTGAGGGCAAGGTATACGCCGAGTTGGCAAAATGGCTGCCCGATGATGTTTGTATTTACATTGGCAGCAGTATGCCTATTCGCGATCTCGATACTTTTTTACAGCCCCAACAACGCTTGTCCGTTCTGGCAAATCGCGGGGCGAACGGCATAGATGGTACGGTTTCCAGTGCTTTGGGTGCAGCATGGCGACACGCACAACCTGCGATCTTAATCTGCGGCGATCTAGCGTTTTATCACGACCTCAATGGTTTGATGGCGACAAAGCAATTCCAGATTAACTTGACGATTATTCTGATCGATAACAATGGCGGCGGCATTTTTGAACTGTTACCGATCTCTAATTTCGAGCCGCCGTTCGAGCAATACTTTGCAACACCGCATGGTCTGGATTTTGCCCCTATCGTCACTGCCTATGGCTGCGGATATACGCTAGTTGAGGATTGGCAGCATTTTAAGCAGTTGGTATTGAGATCTCTAACTCAAACTGGTACCCAAGTAATTGAAATTAAAAGCGATCGCAAGCGAGATAAACAACTGCGCCAGGAACTCTGGCAAAGTGCGATCGCTCAGATCGACAAACATTTGATTTGA